One genomic window of Corvus cornix cornix isolate S_Up_H32 chromosome 24, ASM73873v5, whole genome shotgun sequence includes the following:
- the LOC104692213 gene encoding endothelial cell-selective adhesion molecule isoform X1 — protein sequence MGALRRAALALAALLGVSLAVLEVHVGTSLVFSVEGQQAVLPAWYTSNSLNKPYVTWMLNKNAGPFQVLSYLGGVPKVEETDLKPRVGFLYSIVTHNISILINDTREQDSGQYMCTVNVVDDTIRLEKNVGIINLTVLVPPATPTCQLHGNAVVGANVTLSCSSKKGKPSPMYQWQRESPTLQVFFPPAQDRARGTLKLTNLSLEMSGVYVCRAENQAGSKNCSIVLEVHSTSTKAVIAGAVLGSLGALATIIFFAQKVVSYRRKKRDSQEEGPNEIKEDAMAPKTPSWARSPASDTMSKTSTLSSIAGTRQPYGARPPSDTASILTTTGSYRGPPARGGGRPPNPSPPAVNGTPRRRQDPAATPGSLPPSSLARAGAVPVMVPAQSRAGSLV from the exons aTGGGCGCGCTGCGACGGGCGGCGCTGGCGCTGGCGGCGCTGCTGG GTGTCTCCTTGGCCGTGCTGGAGGTGCATGTGGGGACGAGCTTGGTGTTCTCTGTGGAGGGGCAGCAGGCGGTGTTGCCTGCCTGGTACACCAGCAACTCCCTGAACAAGCCCTACGTCACCTGGATGCTGAACAAGAATGCTGGTCCCTTCCAG gtCCTGTCATACCTGGGCGGGGTGCCGAAGGTGGAGGAGACAGATCTGAAGCCCCGCGTGGGGTTCCTGTACTCCATTGTCACCCACAACATCTCGATTTTGATCAACGACACCCGGGAGCAAGACTCGGGTCAGTACATGTGCACTGTCAACGTGGTGGATGACACcatcaggttggaaaagaacgTCGGCATCATCAACCTCACTGTCCTGG TGCCGCCGGCCACCCCCACCTGCCAGCTGCACGGCAACGCCGTCGTGGGGGCCAACGTgaccctgagctgctcctccaaGAAGGGGAAGCCCTCGCCCATGTACCAGTGGCAGCGCGAGTCCCCCACCCTGCAGGTCTTCTTTCCCCCTGCCCAGG ACCGGGCCAGGGGCACCCTCAAGCTGACCAACCTCTCCCTGGAAATGTCGGGGGTCTACGTCTGCAGGGCTGAAAACCAAGCGGGTTCTAAGAACTGCAGCATCGTCCTGGAGGTACACTCAA CGAGCACCAAAGCAGTCATTGCCGGCGCCGTGCTGGGCTCCCTGGGTGCCCTTGCCACCATCATCTTCTTTGCCCAGAAAGTCGTCAgctacaggaggaaaaaacGTGACAGCCAGGAGGAGGGACCCAACGAGATCAA GGAAGACGCCATGGCACCCAAAACCCCGTCGTGGGCAAGGAGCCCAGCTTCAGACACCATGTCCAAAACCAGCACCCTGTCCTCCATCGCCGGCACCCGGCAACCCTACGGAGCCAGACCCCCCTCCGACACCGCCTCCATCCTCACCACCACCGGCAGCTACCGGGGACCCCCAGCCCGGGGAGGGGGGCGGCCCCCCAACCCCTCACCCCCCGCCGTTAACGGGACCCCCCGGCGCCGCCAGGATCCAGCTGCCACCCCGGGCTCACTGcccccctccagcctggcacgagcaggtgctgtccctgtcaTGGTGCCTGCGCAGAGCCGAGCTGGCTCCTTGGTGTGA
- the LOC104692213 gene encoding endothelial cell-selective adhesion molecule isoform X2, whose protein sequence is MLNKNAGPFQVLSYLGGVPKVEETDLKPRVGFLYSIVTHNISILINDTREQDSGQYMCTVNVVDDTIRLEKNVGIINLTVLVPPATPTCQLHGNAVVGANVTLSCSSKKGKPSPMYQWQRESPTLQVFFPPAQDRARGTLKLTNLSLEMSGVYVCRAENQAGSKNCSIVLEVHSTSTKAVIAGAVLGSLGALATIIFFAQKVVSYRRKKRDSQEEGPNEIKEDAMAPKTPSWARSPASDTMSKTSTLSSIAGTRQPYGARPPSDTASILTTTGSYRGPPARGGGRPPNPSPPAVNGTPRRRQDPAATPGSLPPSSLARAGAVPVMVPAQSRAGSLV, encoded by the exons ATGCTGAACAAGAATGCTGGTCCCTTCCAG gtCCTGTCATACCTGGGCGGGGTGCCGAAGGTGGAGGAGACAGATCTGAAGCCCCGCGTGGGGTTCCTGTACTCCATTGTCACCCACAACATCTCGATTTTGATCAACGACACCCGGGAGCAAGACTCGGGTCAGTACATGTGCACTGTCAACGTGGTGGATGACACcatcaggttggaaaagaacgTCGGCATCATCAACCTCACTGTCCTGG TGCCGCCGGCCACCCCCACCTGCCAGCTGCACGGCAACGCCGTCGTGGGGGCCAACGTgaccctgagctgctcctccaaGAAGGGGAAGCCCTCGCCCATGTACCAGTGGCAGCGCGAGTCCCCCACCCTGCAGGTCTTCTTTCCCCCTGCCCAGG ACCGGGCCAGGGGCACCCTCAAGCTGACCAACCTCTCCCTGGAAATGTCGGGGGTCTACGTCTGCAGGGCTGAAAACCAAGCGGGTTCTAAGAACTGCAGCATCGTCCTGGAGGTACACTCAA CGAGCACCAAAGCAGTCATTGCCGGCGCCGTGCTGGGCTCCCTGGGTGCCCTTGCCACCATCATCTTCTTTGCCCAGAAAGTCGTCAgctacaggaggaaaaaacGTGACAGCCAGGAGGAGGGACCCAACGAGATCAA GGAAGACGCCATGGCACCCAAAACCCCGTCGTGGGCAAGGAGCCCAGCTTCAGACACCATGTCCAAAACCAGCACCCTGTCCTCCATCGCCGGCACCCGGCAACCCTACGGAGCCAGACCCCCCTCCGACACCGCCTCCATCCTCACCACCACCGGCAGCTACCGGGGACCCCCAGCCCGGGGAGGGGGGCGGCCCCCCAACCCCTCACCCCCCGCCGTTAACGGGACCCCCCGGCGCCGCCAGGATCCAGCTGCCACCCCGGGCTCACTGcccccctccagcctggcacgagcaggtgctgtccctgtcaTGGTGCCTGCGCAGAGCCGAGCTGGCTCCTTGGTGTGA
- the NRGN gene encoding neurogranin, producing MDCCNEGACTKLDEDILDIPLDDPDANAAAAKIQASFRGHMTRKKIKGGEIDRKTKDAECANSTRGGDLRNGD from the exons ATGGACTGCTGCAAT GAGGGAGCCTGCACAAAGCTGGACGAGGACATCCTGGACATCCCTTTGGACGACCCTGATGCCAACGCGGCAGCTGCCAAGATCCAGGCTAGTTTCCGTGGCCATATGACCCGCAAGAAGATCAAAGGGGGTGAGATTGATCGGAAAACCAAGGACGCCGAGTGCGCCAACAGCACCCGCGGCGGCGACCTCCGCAACGGTGATTAG
- the SPA17 gene encoding sperm surface protein Sp17 isoform X2, whose protein sequence is MSIASASINMRVPAGFRNLLEGLAREVLREQPTDVVAFAAQYFQKLLEQREAGAIDPVAWGAMLEDDRLTWPPSQEAKDMEGEQAAPGEAGSTHSSGSP, encoded by the exons ATGTCCATTGCCTCTGCCAGCATCAACATGAGGGTGCCCGCCGGCTTCCGGAACCTGCTGGAAGGGCTGGCACGGGAAGTGCTGCGGGAGCAGCCCACCGACGTGGTGGCCTTTGCAGCTCAGTACTTCCaaaagctgctggagcagagagagg ctggtGCCATCGACCCGGTGGCGTGGGGAGCCATGCTGGAGGACGACCGTCTCACCTGGCCCCCTTCCCAG GAGGCCAAGGACATGGAgggggagcaggcagcaccAGGGGAAGCAGGCAGCACGCACAGCTCCGGATCACCGTGA
- the SPA17 gene encoding sperm surface protein Sp17 isoform X1 yields the protein MSIASASINMRVPAGFRNLLEGLAREVLREQPTDVVAFAAQYFQKLLEQREAGAIDPVAWGAMLEDDRLTWPPSQVRCPPLQAPPENLRCQELHWVPAPTLSLPPLCHIV from the exons ATGTCCATTGCCTCTGCCAGCATCAACATGAGGGTGCCCGCCGGCTTCCGGAACCTGCTGGAAGGGCTGGCACGGGAAGTGCTGCGGGAGCAGCCCACCGACGTGGTGGCCTTTGCAGCTCAGTACTTCCaaaagctgctggagcagagagagg ctggtGCCATCGACCCGGTGGCGTGGGGAGCCATGCTGGAGGACGACCGTCTCACCTGGCCCCCTTCCCAGGTACGCTGCCCTCCGCTCCAGGCCCCTCCAGAGAATCTGAggtgccaggagctgcactgggtccctgctcccaccctgtccctgccaccCTTGTGCCACATTGtctaa
- the SIAE gene encoding sialate O-acetylesterase isoform X1, which produces MAAWALLALLALAPAAAGGRLGFASYYGDHMVLQKKPSGAVVWGHGELGAVVTVILSGAGGLIIMEKTAQVKGPSGTWTTVLDPVDQGGPYALTAEQGLENVTLWDIYFGDVWLCSGQSNMAMTVLQVANASQELAMASRYPYVRIFAAAPARSDVELEDLERIDLPWSIPTAENLGHGNFTYFSAVCWLLGRSLYEALGSPIGLVEVAWGGTPIEAWSSRRVLQACGLPEDTGSTSPHQHLSGPQTPSVLWNAMIHPLLNMTLRGVAWYQGEDNTLLHTDQYNCTFPALIADWRRAFHAGSAGQTEQLLPFGFVQLSTYRRRSADDSFARLRWHQTADLGVVPNAKMPSTFMAVAMDLGDEHSPYGSIHPRDKQNVAHRLLLGARAVAYGDKDLVFQGPYPTRAILEVTRGLLNVTYSQELICRQRDAQAFEVCCSSQASPCQWLPAPVVAVGSRTVTLALSGCRTLVLGLRYAWAEWPCEYQACPLYNPQGLPAPPFLLDTLPAGNAAGGRELLLLPASRFPLN; this is translated from the exons ATGGCGGCGTGGGCCCTGCTGGCgctgctggctctggctccGGCGGCGGCAG GGGGAAGGCTCGGCTTTGCCTCCTACTATGGTGACCACATGGTGCTGCAGAAGAAGCCATCAGGGGCTGTGGTGTGGGGCCACggggagctgggggctgtggtCACCGTGATTCTCTCAGGGGCCGGTGGCCTCATCATCATGGAGAAAACAGCACAGGTTAAAG gACCTTCTGGGACATGGACAACTGTCCTGGACCCAGTGGATCAGGGTGGTCCCTATGCACtgacagctgagcagggcttggagAATGTGACCCTGTGGGACATCTACTTTGGAGATGTGTGGCTTTGCAGCGGGCAGAGCAACATGGCAATGACGGTCCTGCAG GTGGCCAATGCCAGCCAGGAGCTCGCCATGGCATCTCGCTATCCCTACGTCCGTATCTTTGCTGCGGCGCCTGCCCGCTCCGACGTTGAGCTGGAGGACCTGGAGCGGATCGACCTGCCCTGGTCCATTCCAACGGCTG AAAACCTGGGCCACGGGAATTTCACCTACTTCTCGGCCGTGTGCTGGCTGTTGGGGCGCTCCCTGTATGAGGCTCTGGGTTCCCCCATCGGGCTGGTGGAGGTGGCCTGGGGGGGGACCCCCATCGAGGCCTGGTCCTCCCGCCGGGTTCTGCAGGCGTGTGGGCTCCCAGAGGACACGGGGAG CACCTCCCCACATCAGCATCTCTCTGGCCCACAAACGCCCTCCGTGCTCTGGAACGCCATGATCCACCCGCTGCTCAACATGACCCTGCGGGGTGTTGCTTGGTACCAGG GTGAGGACAACACCCTCCTGCACACAGACCAGTACAACTGCACCTTCCCTGCACTCATCGCCGACTGGCGCCGGGCGTTCCACGCTGGATCAGCCGGACAGACGGAGCAGCTTCTGCCCTTTGGCTTTGTGCAG CTGTCCACCTACCGCCGTCGGAGTGCGGACGACAGCTTTGCCCGGCTCCGCTGGCACCAGACAGCCGACCTGGGGGTTGTTCCCAATGCCAAGATGCCCAGCACTTTCATGGCCGTTGCCATGGATCTGGGCGATGAGCACTCTCCCTATGGCAG TATCCACCCCCGGGACAAGCAGAATGTGGCGCACCGGCTGCTGCtgggtgccagggctgtggcGTACGGGGACAAGGACCTCGTGTTCCAGGGACCGTATCCCACCCGGGCTATCCTGGAGGTGACCAGGGGGCTGCTGAACGTCACCTACAGCCAGGAGCTCATCTGCCGTCAGAGGGATGCACAGGCATTTGAG gtgtgctgctccagccaggcaTCCCCGTGCCAGTGGCTGCCGGCACCGGTGGTGGCCGTGGGGTCCCGCACGGTGACGCTGGCCCTGAGTGGCTGCAGGACGCTGGTGCTGGGCCTGCGCTATGCCTGGGCCGAGTGGCCCTGTGAGTACCAGGCCTGCCCCCTCTACAAcccccaggggctgcctgcACCCCCCTTCCTGCTGGAcaccctccctgcagggaatgctgccggagggagggagctgctgctcctccccgCCTCCAGGTTCCCCCTAAATTAG
- the SIAE gene encoding sialate O-acetylesterase isoform X2, which produces MAAWALLALLALAPAAAGPSGTWTTVLDPVDQGGPYALTAEQGLENVTLWDIYFGDVWLCSGQSNMAMTVLQVANASQELAMASRYPYVRIFAAAPARSDVELEDLERIDLPWSIPTAENLGHGNFTYFSAVCWLLGRSLYEALGSPIGLVEVAWGGTPIEAWSSRRVLQACGLPEDTGSTSPHQHLSGPQTPSVLWNAMIHPLLNMTLRGVAWYQGEDNTLLHTDQYNCTFPALIADWRRAFHAGSAGQTEQLLPFGFVQLSTYRRRSADDSFARLRWHQTADLGVVPNAKMPSTFMAVAMDLGDEHSPYGSIHPRDKQNVAHRLLLGARAVAYGDKDLVFQGPYPTRAILEVTRGLLNVTYSQELICRQRDAQAFEVCCSSQASPCQWLPAPVVAVGSRTVTLALSGCRTLVLGLRYAWAEWPCEYQACPLYNPQGLPAPPFLLDTLPAGNAAGGRELLLLPASRFPLN; this is translated from the exons ATGGCGGCGTGGGCCCTGCTGGCgctgctggctctggctccGGCGGCGGCAG gACCTTCTGGGACATGGACAACTGTCCTGGACCCAGTGGATCAGGGTGGTCCCTATGCACtgacagctgagcagggcttggagAATGTGACCCTGTGGGACATCTACTTTGGAGATGTGTGGCTTTGCAGCGGGCAGAGCAACATGGCAATGACGGTCCTGCAG GTGGCCAATGCCAGCCAGGAGCTCGCCATGGCATCTCGCTATCCCTACGTCCGTATCTTTGCTGCGGCGCCTGCCCGCTCCGACGTTGAGCTGGAGGACCTGGAGCGGATCGACCTGCCCTGGTCCATTCCAACGGCTG AAAACCTGGGCCACGGGAATTTCACCTACTTCTCGGCCGTGTGCTGGCTGTTGGGGCGCTCCCTGTATGAGGCTCTGGGTTCCCCCATCGGGCTGGTGGAGGTGGCCTGGGGGGGGACCCCCATCGAGGCCTGGTCCTCCCGCCGGGTTCTGCAGGCGTGTGGGCTCCCAGAGGACACGGGGAG CACCTCCCCACATCAGCATCTCTCTGGCCCACAAACGCCCTCCGTGCTCTGGAACGCCATGATCCACCCGCTGCTCAACATGACCCTGCGGGGTGTTGCTTGGTACCAGG GTGAGGACAACACCCTCCTGCACACAGACCAGTACAACTGCACCTTCCCTGCACTCATCGCCGACTGGCGCCGGGCGTTCCACGCTGGATCAGCCGGACAGACGGAGCAGCTTCTGCCCTTTGGCTTTGTGCAG CTGTCCACCTACCGCCGTCGGAGTGCGGACGACAGCTTTGCCCGGCTCCGCTGGCACCAGACAGCCGACCTGGGGGTTGTTCCCAATGCCAAGATGCCCAGCACTTTCATGGCCGTTGCCATGGATCTGGGCGATGAGCACTCTCCCTATGGCAG TATCCACCCCCGGGACAAGCAGAATGTGGCGCACCGGCTGCTGCtgggtgccagggctgtggcGTACGGGGACAAGGACCTCGTGTTCCAGGGACCGTATCCCACCCGGGCTATCCTGGAGGTGACCAGGGGGCTGCTGAACGTCACCTACAGCCAGGAGCTCATCTGCCGTCAGAGGGATGCACAGGCATTTGAG gtgtgctgctccagccaggcaTCCCCGTGCCAGTGGCTGCCGGCACCGGTGGTGGCCGTGGGGTCCCGCACGGTGACGCTGGCCCTGAGTGGCTGCAGGACGCTGGTGCTGGGCCTGCGCTATGCCTGGGCCGAGTGGCCCTGTGAGTACCAGGCCTGCCCCCTCTACAAcccccaggggctgcctgcACCCCCCTTCCTGCTGGAcaccctccctgcagggaatgctgccggagggagggagctgctgctcctccccgCCTCCAGGTTCCCCCTAAATTAG
- the PANX3 gene encoding pannexin-3: MSLSHTAAEYMLSDALLPDPSSSRAKGLRLELPSDRLLKFVTVGLPLFLVSLAFAREFSAGSQISCFSPTNFTGKQSAYTDTACWDSLIHHGFDTEGRAVTKSLWALKVFPYSLLVVAVLMSLPYLLWRYAAAPALHSDLLFIIDELDKSYNRSVRLVQHMKKVQQASAEPERFWEEYERARRERYFEFPLLERYLSCKQHAHALVFIYILRNLLLLLFLAATCLYLVFLHLNIFFQDEFNCSITTGLLQAEPHIPPLIPCKLVFFSVFQLISLSVGSVYVLLIPVVIYNALQLCQWDKGLLSVYEMLPAFDLLSRRMLTCPLNDLNVILLFLRANISELTSFSRLNAVSALREATANKEDIDTVIDFMTLLAGLETTKPKHQACTPEAEGSTALSNGAALEPKPGVETMGKASRDSLGSA; this comes from the exons ATGTCCCTCTCACACACGGCTGCTGAGTACATGCTCTCTGATGCTCTGCTCCCAGATCCCAGCAGTTCCCGAGCCAAGGGCTTGCGGCTGGAGCTGCCGAGCGATCGCCTGCTGAAGTTTGTCACTGTGGGGCTGCCCCTCTTCCTCGTCTCGCTGGCTTTCGCCCGGGAGTTCTCTGCTG GCTCCCAGATCAGCTGCTTCTCTCCCACCAACTTCACGGGGAAGCAGTCCGCCTACACCGACACGGCTTGCTGGGACTCCCTCATCCACCATGGTTTCGACACCGAGGGACGTGCCGTCACCAAGTCCCTCTGGGCTCTCAAG GTCTTCCCCTACTCGCTGCTGGTGGTGGCGGTGCTGATGTCCCTGCCGTACCTACTGTGGCGTTACGCCGCTGCCCCCGCCCTGCACTCCGACCTCCTCTTCATCATCGACGAGCTGGATAAATCCTATAACCGCTCCGTGCGCCTGGTGCAGCACATGAAGAAGGTCCAGCAGGCCAGTGCCGAGCCGGAGCGATTCTGGGAGGAGTACGAGAG GGCCCGCCGGGAGAGGTATTTCGAGTTCCCGTTGCTGGAGCGGTACCTGAGCTGCAAGCAGCACGCCCATGCCCTGGTGTTCATCTACATCCTGCggaacctgctgctgctcctgttcctggCTGCCACCTGCCTCTACCTGGTCTTTCTGCACCTTAACATCTTCTTCCAGGATGAGTTCAACTGCTCCATCACAacagggctgctccaggcagagccACACATCCCCCCGCTCATCCCTTGCAAGCTGGTCTTCTTCTCCGTGTTCCAGCTCATCAGCCTCTCAGTTGGCAGCGTCTATGTCCTCCTCATCCCCGTTGTCATCTACAatgccctgcagctctgccagtggGACAAGGGGCTGCTCTCTGTCTATGAGATGCTGCCTGCCTTCGACCTGCTCAGTCGCAGGATGCTCACCTGCCCCCTCAACGACCTCAACGtcatccttctcttcctccGTGCCAACATCTCTGAGCTGACCTCCTTCAGCCGCCTCAATGCTGTCAGCGCCCTGAGGGAAGCCACTGCCAACAAGGAGGACATCGATACGGTCATCGACTTCATGAcgctgctggctgggctggagacCACCAAGCCCAAACACCAAGCTTGCACCCCCGAGGCCGAAGGCAGTACAGCCCTCTCCAACGGTGCAGCCCTAG AACCAAAGCCTGGAGTGGAAACGATGGGAAAAGCCTCACGGGACTCGCTTGGATCTGCCTGA
- the RPUSD4 gene encoding mitochondrial RNA pseudouridine synthase RPUSD4: protein MAAAGGAARRCWRSGAGLARAVRGVCGSGRVTAALRAEELAERLRRSEEQQREIPKDPTQRWLRELAALSQQLQQVHPNVLAKILKQRTLYQNEEIVVIDKPYGLPVHGGPGIKNCIADVLPILAKMLENMKADPLHLCHRLDKETTGVMVLARSKEAAEKIRLLFKTRQVEKIYWAIVLGDPDPVEGIVEIPIVEKEVQSHQSHYKMTLAPNYCLRLEDGKVMKIRKNRNAESAVTRYRRLASASACSLLELQPITGVKHQIRVHLAYGLGCPILGDHKYSHWSKLAPQKLPELTLRRLKLEQSKARHLPLHLHAHRLRLPLGQPLDFVCKPPLFFQKTLRKLELDIPKD, encoded by the exons ATGGCGGCGGCCGGTGGCGCGGCGAGGCGCTGTTggcggagcggcgcggggctGGCCCGGGCGGTGCGTGGTGTCTGCGGGAGCGGGCGGGTGACGGCGGCTCTGCGGGCGGAGGAGCTGGCGGAGCGGCTGCGGAGGAGCGAGGAGCAACAGCGAGAG ATCCCCAAGGACCCGACGCAGCGATGGCTCCGGGAACTCGCTGcactgagccagcagctgcagcaggttcACCCCAATGTCCTGGCCAAGATCCTTAAGCAGAGAACTCTCTACCAGAATGAGGAGATTGTGGTGATAGACAAACCCTACGGGCTGCCTGTGCATG GCGGCCCCGGCATCAAGAACTGCATCGCTGATGTGCTGCCCATTTTGGCCAAGATGCTGGAGAACATGAAAGCTGACCCCCTCCACCTCTGCCACCGCTTGGACAAGGAGACCACGGGTGTGATGGTGCTGGCACGGAGCAAGGAGGCAGCGGAGAAGATCCGTCTGCTCTTCAAAACCCGTCAGGTGGAGAAGATCTACTG ggCAATTGTCCTGGGGGACCCGGACCCTGTTGAGGGCATTGTGGAGATCCCCATCGTGGAAAAGGAGGTGCAGAGCCACCAGTCCCACTACAAG ATGACGCTGGCTCCCAACTACTGCCTGCGTCTGGAGGATGGGAAGGTGATGAAAATCCGCAAGAACCGGAATGCCGAGAGCGCGGTGACTCGGTACCGCCGGCTGGCCAGCGCCTCCGCCTGCTCgctgctggagctccagccCATCACTG GGGTGAAGCACCAGATCCGGGTTCACCTGGCCTATGGCTTGGGATGTCCCATCCTGGGGGATCACAAATACTCACACTGGAGCAAACTGGCACCCCAG AAGCTTCCTGAGCTCACCCTGAGGAGGCtgaagctggagcagagcaaggCTCGGCACCTGCCCCTGCACCTGCACGCCCACCGGCTCCGCCTGCCCCTGGGCCAGCCCTTAGACTTTGTCTGCAAGCCGCCCCTCTTCTTCCAAAAAACCCTGAGGAAACTAGAGCTGGACATCCCTAAGGACTGA